In Candidatus Polarisedimenticolia bacterium, the following are encoded in one genomic region:
- a CDS encoding DNA polymerase IV, whose protein sequence is MERAIFHLDIPAFPVAVERVVAPRLVGRPVVVAPSSSTRAAIVVASLEARREGVYRGMSLARAVRICRDLIVLPPNAPLYRRASDAILKVLNGYSPLLEPAGAGHVFLDMTGTTRLFGRSVDSADRIQREVRQRLRLAATLGVASNKLVSRAAARVIRPGRLYDVFPGSEAPFLAPLDVDLLPGIDLPAREILSEVNIARVRELAALDIPHLRLLFGQRAWRLYREARGIDPSPVRPPEATPAVREEETLPEDSNEDAVQLEALDRLAARAAAQVRRMRLEAGCVRLRLCYADGVESAREERPKRPACGDLAVREVARRLFEAARGRRIQIRHLELTLAELRAATGQMSLFEEPAAVETKGDAPALGRDEAVSEREARAAFLAAAKQCCEGPVTGENEAIRHERRDSALTAALDRIRERFGGASVGFRRVARPVEG, encoded by the coding sequence ATGGAGCGCGCGATCTTCCATCTCGACATTCCGGCGTTTCCCGTGGCGGTGGAGCGGGTGGTGGCGCCGCGCCTGGTGGGAAGGCCGGTGGTGGTCGCTCCTTCGTCGTCCACCCGGGCGGCGATCGTCGTCGCCTCGCTGGAAGCCCGCCGTGAAGGGGTCTACCGCGGGATGTCCCTGGCCCGGGCCGTCCGCATCTGCCGTGACCTGATCGTCCTGCCTCCCAACGCGCCGCTCTACCGGCGCGCCTCCGATGCCATCCTGAAAGTCCTGAACGGCTACTCGCCGCTGCTCGAGCCGGCGGGGGCGGGGCACGTCTTTCTGGACATGACCGGCACCACGAGGCTGTTCGGTCGTTCCGTCGATTCGGCCGACCGCATCCAGCGCGAGGTGCGCCAGCGGCTGCGGCTGGCGGCGACGCTCGGAGTGGCCTCCAACAAGCTGGTGAGCCGCGCGGCGGCGCGCGTCATCCGTCCCGGGCGGCTGTACGACGTCTTCCCGGGGAGCGAGGCGCCGTTTCTGGCGCCGCTCGACGTCGACCTGCTGCCGGGAATCGATCTCCCGGCGCGCGAGATCCTCTCGGAAGTGAACATCGCTCGCGTCCGCGAGCTGGCGGCGCTCGACATTCCTCACCTGAGATTGCTGTTCGGACAGCGCGCCTGGCGCCTCTACCGCGAGGCGCGCGGCATCGATCCGTCGCCGGTGCGCCCGCCCGAGGCGACCCCGGCGGTGCGCGAGGAGGAGACGCTGCCGGAAGACTCCAACGAGGATGCCGTGCAGCTCGAGGCGCTGGATCGCCTGGCGGCGCGCGCCGCGGCGCAGGTGCGCCGCATGCGGCTCGAGGCGGGCTGCGTGCGGCTGCGGCTGTGCTATGCGGATGGCGTGGAATCGGCGCGCGAGGAGCGGCCGAAACGGCCGGCCTGCGGCGATCTCGCCGTGCGCGAGGTGGCGCGGCGGCTGTTCGAGGCGGCCCGCGGCCGGCGAATCCAGATCCGTCATCTGGAGCTGACGCTGGCGGAGCTGCGCGCCGCCACCGGCCAGATGTCGCTGTTCGAGGAGCCGGCCGCGGTGGAAACGAAGGGTGATGCCCCAGCGCTCGGCCGCGACGAGGCGGTCTCGGAGCGTGAAGCGCGCGCCGCTTTTCTGGCTGCCGCGAAGCAGTGCTGCGAGGGGCCCGTTACCGGCGAGAACGAAGCGATACGCCACGAGCGGCGAGACTCCGCGCTGACCGCGGCGCTGGACCGGATCCGCGAGCGCTTCGGCGGCGCCTCGGTCGGGTTCCGGCGCGTCGCGCGGCCGGTGGAGGGGTGA